TCGATTTCGATCGCGGCCGCGGTGATGGAAAATTCCTTGGCCTTGACAACGATGTTCCCCAGGCCGTAGACGTAATTGAAATCAAAGCTGTACAGCAGGTAATCGCCCTTTATCTCCAGCAGGTCCTTGGCCTGGAGGCAGGAGCCCAGGAGCAGGGCCGCCAGCAGGAATGAGGCGAGCTTGTTCATTGAAATTTCAGCTTGTATATTTTCCCCACCTGGTCGCCGCACCAGATATAGCCTTGCGAATAGGCCAATCCGGCGGCGGAACGCGAGGGCGGCAGGTAGACGTTCACCGCGGCACCGCTGTCATCAAGGCGGAAGATCTTGTTTTGCGTGGCGTCGATGGTCCACAGGTTGCCGCCGCCGGAAGCTAGGCCGCTGATGGCGAAGCCCGGCTGGTTGATCGTGCGCTCGATCGTGCCGCTGTCCGGATTGACCACCAGGATGGTATTGGACATCGTGTCGGCGACGTACAGGCGCTCGGCCGCGTAATCCAAGCAGCCGACGTTTCCGCGCAGCAGGTTGAGCGCCTTGATCTGCGCCCCGTTGACGATATTGACCTGCACCACCTGGTTGGAATTCTTTATGCCCAGCCAGAGATCGTTGCCGTCGTAGGCGATGCCGCTGACCGGCTGCGAGAAATCAAGCTCGCGGATCAGGGCCCCGGAGTTGTAGTTCAGGGCCAGGATGCGCGATTGCGCATCGACCACCCATAGGACGTCACCGCTGAAGGTGAGGTCCACAGGCACGATGTTGGCGGCCGGCAGCGTGGCCAGGATTTCGTACGCCCGGGTCTCGGCCTCCGGGTCGAGCGGGTTGTCAAAAAGCCGGTCGTCGCACCCGGCCAGGGCCAACAGGCTAAAAATGCAGGCGCAGGCCAGCGCCGATCTCTTTGTTTTCATGGCGGTAATAGGGCTGAAAACCGATGGCAGTTTTCCGGCCGTACTTTTTCTTGGCATAAATCAGGATATCAACCATGTTCAGCACCCAGACCCCGGCCGCGGCTAGGATGGCGGTGTTGCGCCGCTTGTCGTACTTTTCCGTCTGGGCGCGGAATTCATTCACCGCCGCCGCATCGCCAGCGTCACGGTAGTTCCGGTAAGCATCGTTGCCCTTGCCCATCAGGATCAGCACCTGCGCCAGACAGAATATTTCCGCTCCGCCGAAGAGGGCGGCCTTCAGGTACTGCTTCTCCCCCAACTGTCCGAGCCCGGGGAAGATCAGCGACCTTTCCAGCGCCTTGCGCAGCGGGCTTTTCCCCGGCGCCGGCGGCGTACCGATCGGCGCTACGCCCTGGGCGGGAAGCATGAGTCGCATGGCCAGCAGCAATGCCGGCACGCACGTCCATTTTTTCCCGGTCAATCTCACCTCCGAAAAACCCGCGCGCCATCGGCAAAAAGCGGCGCGCTCGTTGCGGATTATAGCGTATCGTCGGCATGTCGGCAACCCGTCCGTCCGCTTCGCCGGGGCGTTGATGGAACGGCTCCCCCCGGCTAAACGATTTCCCCTTCGCAGAGGTTGGCGTTCACCACCCGCCCGATGCGTACCGCCAGTTTCCTTTTCTTGTAGCCGCGCACCGGCGGGATGCGCACCGAAAGAAAATTGCCGGTGATGACCATGGAATAGTTGGGGTTTTCCTCGATCAGGATGCCGGGCAGGACCTTGCCGCGGAAGCGCTCGCGGTAGGCCAGTTTCAGTTCATTGTTCAATTCCTGAAGCTCGCGCGTCCGGGCGCGCACCATTTCCGGAGGCAGGGTTTCAAGCAACGCGGCCTTGGTCCCGGGCCGGGACGAGAAGGGGAAGATATGCAGGTAGTTCAACGGGGACGACTGGATGAAGTCCATGGTATCGCGGAATTCCCTTTCGTTTTCGCCGGGAAAAGCGGTGATGATGTCGGCCCCCAGGTTGGCGTCAGGGAAAAACTTGCGGAACTGGGCCAGGATCTTGTGATACTCGGCGCTCTTGCCGCCACGGTTCATGCGCCGGATGACCGCGTCGCTGCCGCTTTGCAGGGAAAAATGAAAGCTATCGGCGATCTTGGCGACACCCCGCAACTCCTTGACGAATTGATACTTGATGAAGCGCGGGTCCAGCGAACTCAAGCGGATGACCTCCACCCCCGGCAGCGGATCGATTGCCGCAAGCAACTCGAGCAGCGTTTCGCGGGGAAATAGGTCGTAGCCGTAGGCCGAGAGGTTGATGCCGGTCAGCACCACCTCCTGGTAGCCCAGGGCGGCGTAATGCGTCACCCTGGCCACGACCTCTTTTTTCGTCAGGCTGCGGGCGCTGCCGCGCAGGAAGGGCACCAGGCAGAATGAACAGCGGAAATTGCAGCCGTCCTGGACTTTCAGGAAAATCCGCGACTTGAACGAGGAGTGGTAGATCACGCGGCCGGTGGCCGGAAATAGTTCGCGCACGGTCCCGACCAGGTTCTTT
The window above is part of the Candidatus Aminicenantes bacterium genome. Proteins encoded here:
- a CDS encoding DUF5683 domain-containing protein — encoded protein: MTGKKWTCVPALLLAMRLMLPAQGVAPIGTPPAPGKSPLRKALERSLIFPGLGQLGEKQYLKAALFGGAEIFCLAQVLILMGKGNDAYRNYRDAGDAAAVNEFRAQTEKYDKRRNTAILAAAGVWVLNMVDILIYAKKKYGRKTAIGFQPYYRHENKEIGAGLRLHF
- a CDS encoding MiaB/RimO family radical SAM methylthiotransferase, producing the protein MKFVVDYFGCRSNQAEVQEWIIELEKLGYELTTNPAEADFGILNTCSVTAKAEKDVLRFIGKAYRNTNAKWFIVGCTVAQDKSLLSSRYNQYIFLDNNEKKNLVGTVRELFPATGRVIYHSSFKSRIFLKVQDGCNFRCSFCLVPFLRGSARSLTKKEVVARVTHYAALGYQEVVLTGINLSAYGYDLFPRETLLELLAAIDPLPGVEVIRLSSLDPRFIKYQFVKELRGVAKIADSFHFSLQSGSDAVIRRMNRGGKSAEYHKILAQFRKFFPDANLGADIITAFPGENEREFRDTMDFIQSSPLNYLHIFPFSSRPGTKAALLETLPPEMVRARTRELQELNNELKLAYRERFRGKVLPGILIEENPNYSMVITGNFLSVRIPPVRGYKKRKLAVRIGRVVNANLCEGEIV